The following proteins are encoded in a genomic region of Roseofilum reptotaenium CS-1145:
- a CDS encoding thiamine pyrophosphate-dependent enzyme codes for MGFDETKGLWEFKSAQPSQVELNSQFQNTKKAVSVAHAIVKMLEQFKVNHAFGILGGAITPLVEKLENSSITVHHYRHESGAAFAACEAYFASEDYSGKKNAKTPPVAVFATTGPGLTNTLTGLFAARGEGAKIIFLSGATYGKNRGRLAAQETSTYAMPSDLLASGTLFDYAKTIEAVEELPEIARRLAKGLEQPGGFIANINIPTGIQTLLTKELSPAVFSITLDPIIATKKKIVKPWVDCLSKEPFVIWIGFGARHAAKQIRKLAEETGAKVICSPRGKGIFSEEEDEQFLGVTGFGGHAEVLDYMYKNAPKQILVLGSNLGEFTSFWNPDLLGTNSDLLQKENLEGKSENLEDKSSYKLIYVNPDQTLTGLAYPETKTYCISSEIRPFVKKLRKQLQKKQSDKSLTEKMVGKKTSETQVGYDYSKASGLVNPALLMEQIQEVIINNSTALVMAEPGNSFAWAINRLKFSQPGRFRTSTCFASMGHMTAGVVGAAEARKDKAVAIVGDGSMLMNGCEVSTAVKYNIPAVWIVLNDSRYNMCEQGMALQGFKGIDVQINQVNFEAIAMAMGAESVRVTNPVDVKSALEQALASDKPFVVDVAIDPSVQAPIGTRIQSLVSQGSAH; via the coding sequence ATGGGTTTTGATGAAACCAAGGGACTATGGGAATTTAAATCTGCACAACCTTCTCAGGTAGAGTTAAATAGCCAATTCCAAAACACGAAAAAAGCAGTATCCGTGGCCCACGCTATAGTCAAAATGCTTGAACAATTTAAGGTCAACCATGCATTTGGTATCTTAGGAGGAGCAATTACTCCTCTAGTGGAGAAGTTAGAAAACAGCTCAATTACAGTACATCACTACCGGCATGAGTCTGGTGCTGCTTTCGCAGCCTGCGAAGCCTACTTTGCCAGTGAAGACTACTCTGGTAAAAAGAATGCCAAGACTCCCCCAGTCGCCGTGTTTGCCACTACCGGGCCAGGATTGACAAACACACTCACAGGATTGTTTGCCGCTCGTGGAGAAGGAGCAAAGATCATTTTTCTCTCTGGTGCAACTTATGGGAAAAATAGGGGGCGCTTGGCAGCGCAAGAAACCAGTACTTATGCCATGCCTTCTGATCTGTTGGCTTCAGGAACCCTGTTTGATTATGCGAAAACCATAGAAGCGGTTGAGGAATTACCAGAAATTGCCCGTCGGTTAGCGAAAGGGTTAGAGCAACCAGGGGGATTTATTGCCAATATCAACATTCCCACTGGGATTCAAACCTTACTCACCAAGGAGCTTTCCCCAGCCGTTTTTTCCATAACTCTCGACCCAATTATCGCGACTAAGAAGAAAATAGTCAAACCTTGGGTTGATTGTCTGTCCAAAGAACCCTTTGTCATTTGGATTGGTTTTGGAGCGAGACATGCAGCAAAACAAATCCGTAAATTAGCAGAAGAAACAGGGGCAAAAGTCATCTGTTCGCCACGAGGTAAGGGCATTTTCTCTGAAGAAGAAGATGAGCAATTTTTAGGGGTAACTGGCTTTGGTGGACATGCAGAAGTCCTCGATTATATGTATAAAAATGCTCCCAAACAAATCCTAGTTTTGGGAAGCAATCTTGGGGAATTTACCTCGTTCTGGAATCCTGACTTGCTTGGAACAAATTCAGACTTGCTGCAGAAAGAGAATCTAGAAGGAAAATCCGAGAATCTAGAAGACAAATCAAGTTATAAATTAATTTATGTAAATCCCGACCAGACTTTGACAGGACTTGCGTATCCTGAAACCAAAACTTACTGCATCAGTTCTGAGATCCGTCCGTTTGTCAAAAAACTGCGGAAGCAACTACAAAAAAAACAATCTGATAAGAGTCTGACGGAAAAAATGGTTGGAAAAAAAACGTCTGAGACTCAAGTGGGTTACGACTATTCTAAAGCTTCTGGCCTCGTCAATCCCGCTCTGCTTATGGAGCAGATTCAAGAAGTGATTATCAACAACAGTACCGCATTGGTGATGGCTGAACCAGGGAACTCTTTTGCCTGGGCCATCAATCGTTTGAAATTTTCTCAACCTGGTCGTTTCCGTACCAGCACTTGCTTTGCTTCCATGGGTCACATGACTGCGGGAGTTGTGGGGGCAGCCGAGGCACGGAAGGATAAAGCTGTGGCCATTGTTGGAGATGGCTCGATGCTGATGAATGGTTGTGAAGTCAGCACGGCAGTTAAATATAACATTCCTGCCGTTTGGATTGTCCTCAATGACAGTCGTTACAATATGTGCGAACAGGGCATGGCGCTTCAGGGCTTTAAAGGTATCGATGTCCAAATTAATCAAGTTAATTTTGAGGCCATAGCTATGGCCATGGGGGCTGAAAGTGTCCGTGTTACTAACCCTGTCGATGTGAAGAGTGCTTTAGAGCAGGCATTAGCATCAGATAAACCGTTTGTGGTCGATGTCGCAATTGATCCAAGCGTGCAAGCACCCATCGGCACTCGGATTCAGAGCTTAGTATCGCAAGGTTCTGCCCATTGA
- a CDS encoding 3-oxoacyl-ACP synthase III family protein: MFNQSVGIHSLAVSLPREIRTNDYYRENYPKLVEEAEKLGLARIFVPEESTSNQIDIYTEEMLPYLSDPFRGSVERRVIDREENALTLGYRAAYQALEAANLTAEEIDLVIVNTTLPKGVITGDAAFFARELGLKCPAWNIESGCSAAMVALQTAYAQVRSGECRNVLVITSAAFSDFLSPNDTLAFISGDAASAFVVGEVNANDGVIGKKILNAGESWGALDNHFILDKQGKVQIEFQPTGKASTQTVHSQLFYPCCQAAAAAAGVTLNQIDFFAFHTPTAWIAKASTRSLGVDFARTVDLHPYVGNIGSVTALINLYFAAKAGRIRENDLVLLYTIGYAGNAGAIVMRWGDVALGPLPENSEKILQAACSQPPVAVAV; the protein is encoded by the coding sequence ATGTTCAATCAATCTGTAGGAATTCATTCATTAGCAGTCAGTCTCCCTAGGGAAATTCGTACGAATGATTATTATCGGGAAAATTATCCCAAATTAGTCGAGGAGGCAGAAAAACTAGGTTTAGCTCGAATTTTTGTTCCTGAAGAATCAACCTCCAACCAGATTGATATCTACACCGAAGAGATGCTCCCCTATTTGTCCGATCCTTTCCGAGGTTCTGTAGAGCGGCGAGTAATTGATAGGGAAGAAAACGCTCTCACCCTAGGATATCGTGCGGCTTACCAAGCTCTCGAAGCAGCTAATCTTACTGCTGAAGAGATAGATTTAGTCATTGTCAATACCACATTACCCAAAGGAGTTATAACCGGTGATGCAGCCTTTTTTGCTCGCGAACTAGGGCTGAAGTGTCCGGCTTGGAATATAGAGTCAGGCTGTTCTGCTGCTATGGTTGCTCTTCAGACTGCTTATGCACAAGTCAGATCTGGAGAATGTCGCAATGTTTTGGTGATAACCTCCGCAGCTTTCAGTGATTTTCTGTCTCCTAATGACACTCTTGCATTTATTTCGGGTGATGCTGCCAGCGCTTTTGTTGTCGGCGAGGTGAATGCCAATGACGGAGTAATCGGCAAAAAGATTTTGAATGCTGGTGAGAGTTGGGGCGCTCTCGATAATCACTTCATTCTTGACAAACAAGGTAAAGTTCAAATTGAATTCCAGCCCACTGGAAAAGCATCAACTCAGACAGTACATAGCCAGCTTTTTTATCCCTGCTGTCAAGCCGCTGCTGCCGCTGCCGGAGTTACACTCAACCAAATCGACTTTTTTGCCTTTCATACCCCCACCGCTTGGATTGCTAAGGCTTCTACTCGGTCTCTCGGTGTAGATTTTGCTCGGACAGTTGACCTTCACCCTTACGTTGGTAACATTGGATCAGTTACAGCTCTCATCAACTTGTACTTCGCTGCTAAAGCAGGTCGTATTCGTGAAAATGACTTAGTTCTCCTCTATACTATTGGTTATGCTGGCAATGCTGGTGCAATAGTTATGCGGTGGGGCGATGTAGCTTTAGGCCCACTCCCTGAAAACTCAGAAAAAATCCTCCAGGCAGCTTGTAGCCAACCGCCTGTTGCTGTAGCAGTTTAA
- a CDS encoding methyltransferase, giving the protein MMTSATCVQIHKPHTDDQPLWDLILGYLPQRVLLLAHDLKLFPLLAQQPRSIAEICQSLNIESRPAFAMLSVLVSVGLVEEQAGNYSLTPLAEDYLLASSSTYVGGVLDSMIANDTVVFSFESLKRAVLTNSPQFQGFETFEQQMDLARLFTRSMHSHSMAAALAWPKAIDLSGYKQLLDIGGGSGTHSITAILKWSALKAIVLDLQPVCEVAKEFIAQYGLENRIQTHSSNMWEEQFPVADCHFYADIYHDWTPEKGRFLTQKSFDSLPSGGRLIIHEMLYNDSKFGPQTVANYNFTMLVTMQGQQYSGRELSTLLSEVGFVDVEVIPTTGYWSIVTGCKP; this is encoded by the coding sequence ATGATGACCTCAGCTACTTGTGTTCAAATTCACAAACCCCACACTGATGACCAGCCGTTATGGGATCTTATCTTGGGATATCTTCCCCAACGAGTGTTACTCTTGGCCCACGACCTCAAACTTTTTCCTCTGTTGGCACAACAGCCTCGCTCTATCGCAGAAATTTGTCAATCACTCAATATTGAATCCCGTCCAGCTTTTGCCATGTTGTCGGTGTTGGTATCGGTTGGATTAGTGGAAGAACAAGCGGGTAACTATTCGCTAACTCCTTTAGCAGAAGATTATTTACTAGCTAGCAGTTCCACTTATGTTGGTGGAGTTTTGGATTCAATGATTGCCAATGACACGGTCGTGTTTTCGTTTGAGAGTTTAAAACGCGCTGTCTTAACCAATTCTCCCCAATTCCAAGGGTTTGAGACCTTTGAACAACAAATGGATCTAGCCCGCTTGTTTACTCGTTCAATGCATAGTCATAGCATGGCAGCCGCTTTAGCTTGGCCAAAAGCCATTGACTTGTCAGGGTACAAGCAACTGTTAGACATTGGTGGTGGTTCGGGAACCCACTCCATCACGGCGATATTGAAATGGTCTGCTTTAAAAGCGATTGTGCTTGACCTACAGCCAGTATGCGAAGTAGCGAAAGAGTTTATCGCCCAGTATGGTTTAGAAAACCGCATTCAAACCCACAGCAGTAATATGTGGGAAGAACAGTTTCCAGTTGCTGACTGCCATTTCTATGCGGATATCTATCACGATTGGACACCAGAAAAAGGACGATTTTTAACCCAGAAAAGCTTCGATAGCTTGCCTTCTGGAGGTCGGTTGATTATTCACGAAATGCTCTACAACGACTCTAAATTTGGGCCACAAACTGTAGCCAATTATAACTTCACGATGTTAGTCACAATGCAGGGACAACAATATTCAGGTCGCGAGTTGTCAACCCTCCTCTCTGAGGTTGGGTTTGTGGATGTAGAAGTTATCCCGACAACTGGCTATTGGAGTATCGTCACGGGTTGCAAACCGTAG
- a CDS encoding 3-oxoacyl-ACP synthase III family protein yields the protein MKPVGIQSLAITLPRVVRTNDYYRENYPDAVAKAEQKNLAKVFSASQSTPNPTEFDQEMAKYLSDPFRGAVERRVLGPGESPLTLEYRAAFDALEAANLAPSDIDLLISASWLPEYYVAPGNAVFLARQFGVSCPAWNIESACSSGLVAFQTACALVQTGQYRNVLVALSSTNSRLAAESDTLSWFLGDAGGAFVVSELKSNQGILGAKVVNTADTCGVFVHEFEPTEQGDVRVCLRAGKTGSRPLRDTAGDLVRTCCQGAAAAAGVSLKDIDFFAFNTPLAWYSSLCVKALGIDPEQTLNLFPKYGNLGLALPAVTLYHAAQSGNIRENDLVLVYTVGSVSTAGAVVMRWGDVVLGPAPAPSPSSVMPALV from the coding sequence ATGAAACCCGTTGGAATTCAATCTCTAGCCATTACTCTTCCCCGTGTCGTTCGCACCAATGACTATTATCGGGAAAACTACCCTGATGCGGTGGCTAAAGCAGAACAAAAAAACTTGGCCAAGGTGTTTTCAGCCTCCCAATCTACCCCCAACCCAACTGAGTTTGACCAAGAAATGGCCAAATACCTATCCGATCCGTTCCGGGGGGCAGTTGAACGCCGAGTCTTAGGTCCTGGGGAGTCTCCGTTAACGTTAGAGTATCGTGCAGCCTTCGATGCTTTGGAAGCTGCTAATCTTGCTCCTAGTGACATCGATTTGTTAATTAGCGCGTCATGGTTACCTGAGTATTATGTTGCTCCTGGGAATGCTGTCTTCCTAGCGCGTCAGTTTGGCGTGAGTTGTCCAGCCTGGAATATCGAGTCCGCTTGCTCGAGTGGTTTAGTGGCATTTCAAACTGCTTGCGCTCTGGTACAAACTGGACAATACCGTAACGTGTTAGTTGCCTTATCATCAACTAATTCTCGGTTGGCCGCTGAGAGCGATACACTGTCTTGGTTCCTGGGTGATGCTGGTGGTGCTTTTGTGGTCAGCGAGTTGAAATCCAATCAAGGCATTTTGGGTGCGAAAGTGGTCAACACGGCTGATACTTGTGGCGTTTTTGTCCACGAGTTCGAGCCAACCGAACAGGGCGATGTTCGAGTTTGCTTGCGAGCTGGGAAAACTGGGAGCCGTCCCCTGCGTGATACGGCTGGAGATTTAGTCCGGACTTGCTGCCAAGGGGCTGCGGCTGCGGCTGGCGTGAGTTTGAAAGACATTGACTTTTTTGCTTTCAATACTCCTCTGGCTTGGTATTCCAGCTTGTGCGTGAAGGCACTGGGTATTGATCCAGAACAGACACTTAATCTTTTTCCCAAATACGGTAATCTCGGTCTCGCGCTACCTGCCGTTACCCTCTATCATGCTGCTCAGTCAGGTAATATTCGCGAAAATGATTTGGTTTTGGTTTACACCGTTGGTTCCGTTTCTACGGCTGGAGCCGTGGTGATGCGTTGGGGTGATGTGGTACTTGGCCCAGCTCCTGCCCCCTCGCCCAGTTCTGTCATGCCCGCTTTGGTTTAG
- a CDS encoding class I adenylate-forming enzyme family protein, whose protein sequence is MNITEHLERDRKIFPQRVALRFEGQEFTYQHLDELVNRMANGLKHLGVEKGDRVALFLPNIPEFVVAYLGSLKIGAVVVSLNVMLKQDEVLFILNDCEAKAIVTTQDLRMQILADDLAHLQHILIAEGKAEEDVSLTRLLARMSPHAKALSMQLQDPAAIIYTSGTTGFPKGATLSHGNVVSNMHSVKHNCQIQPHDKLLLYLPLFHCFGQNFILNGGLNAAATIVLQRRFDPEKLVETVQHEGITMFFGVPTVFAKLLDMQLPPLALRTIRYYFSAAAVLPAELTKRWQEQYGQWVHEGYGLTETSPFSCYNHDWHYKLGSIGMPIENVEMQVVDAKGEPLPPGEVGELVIRGPNVMLGYFNNPEETAKVLKDGWFHSGDLGHMDEDGYFYIVDRLKDMINRSGFKIYPAEVERVLYQHSDVIEAAVYGAPHPTKGEVVKAKVRLKAGRSLKAKALQAFCADRMAKYKVPSSISFVDSLPKNPTGKILKRVLREEELALNKK, encoded by the coding sequence ATGAACATTACAGAGCATTTGGAACGCGATCGCAAAATTTTTCCCCAGCGAGTGGCCCTACGGTTTGAAGGACAGGAATTTACCTATCAACATTTGGATGAGTTGGTCAATCGTATGGCCAATGGACTGAAGCACTTGGGTGTGGAAAAAGGCGATCGCGTAGCGTTATTTTTGCCCAATATCCCGGAATTTGTAGTTGCCTATCTGGGCAGTCTCAAGATTGGAGCAGTGGTAGTTTCGCTCAATGTAATGCTCAAACAGGACGAGGTACTCTTTATCCTCAATGACTGTGAAGCCAAAGCGATCGTTACCACTCAAGACTTGAGAATGCAAATTTTGGCAGATGACCTTGCCCATCTCCAGCACATTTTAATTGCAGAAGGCAAAGCAGAGGAAGACGTGAGTTTGACCCGTTTACTCGCTCGCATGTCTCCTCATGCCAAGGCTCTCTCCATGCAGCTTCAAGACCCAGCCGCTATTATCTATACTTCAGGAACCACTGGATTCCCAAAAGGCGCAACCCTCTCCCATGGTAATGTAGTCTCCAATATGCACTCAGTGAAGCATAATTGCCAGATTCAGCCCCATGATAAGTTGCTGCTGTATTTACCCCTCTTCCACTGTTTTGGGCAAAATTTCATCCTCAATGGAGGACTCAATGCCGCAGCCACCATTGTCTTACAGCGTCGCTTTGACCCAGAGAAACTTGTTGAAACCGTACAACACGAAGGCATTACCATGTTCTTTGGCGTACCCACAGTATTTGCCAAGCTACTAGACATGCAGTTGCCTCCCTTAGCCCTGAGAACTATCCGCTACTACTTCAGTGCAGCAGCAGTACTGCCCGCTGAACTGACCAAACGGTGGCAGGAGCAATACGGCCAATGGGTGCATGAAGGCTATGGGTTAACCGAAACCTCACCGTTCTCCTGCTATAACCACGATTGGCACTATAAATTGGGTTCCATTGGAATGCCCATTGAGAATGTGGAAATGCAGGTTGTCGATGCCAAAGGTGAGCCACTGCCCCCTGGTGAAGTTGGAGAATTAGTGATTCGTGGCCCGAATGTAATGCTGGGGTATTTCAATAATCCCGAAGAGACAGCCAAAGTCTTAAAAGATGGATGGTTCCATTCTGGAGATTTAGGTCACATGGATGAAGATGGCTATTTCTACATTGTCGATCGCCTCAAAGACATGATTAATCGGTCTGGGTTCAAAATTTATCCAGCAGAAGTAGAACGAGTTCTTTACCAACACTCGGATGTGATCGAAGCAGCCGTCTATGGCGCTCCCCATCCTACCAAGGGAGAGGTCGTGAAAGCCAAGGTGCGCTTAAAAGCCGGGCGATCGCTCAAAGCCAAGGCATTGCAAGCATTTTGTGCCGATCGCATGGCCAAGTATAAAGTCCCCAGTTCCATTTCCTTTGTAGACAGTCTGCCGAAGAATCCCACAGGCAAGATTCTCAAACGAGTGTTGCGAGAAGAAGAACTCGCTCTCAATAAAAAATAG